In Oryza sativa Japonica Group chromosome 8, ASM3414082v1, the sequence GACCATGCTGAAAGAttgctgaaaaaaaatcgacGAACTGTGTGGTGAAAATTAAGCTGCAATAAATGGAAAATACATCCGGCTTCAAACTACAGCACAAGTTTCTGAAGAGAGATCATTTGTTCAGAACAAGATTGAATAAGCTGGAGGAAGCACATTCAGAAGCTGAAAACTACAGTAAGGCTGTGTGTAGAttcaaaatttggatccaaactttcaattttttttcatcacatcaacctgtcatacacacacaacttttcagtcacatcgtaccaatttcaacccaaacttccaactttggaaggaactaaacacagcctaaacaaGCATAGAAAGTGAAGAACACGGTATTGGATGCTAATCATGCTAGGGTGCCATactctcagaaaaaaaatactccctccgtttcacaatgtaagtcattctagcattttccacgtTCATAtggatgctaatgaatctagataaatatatatgtctagattcattgacatcaatatgaacgtgggaaatgctagaatgacttacattatgaaacggatggaataTATGCTTGGTTTAATCATGGAGTCAGGTTTATTCAACCTCTGCATCTTTTTTTGGCACTGGCAAGTCAGTATGAATTTCGGACATGTTTGGTATagctccaacttctaaatttaactccaggagttgagtctggagtggagttgtggagctgcctaaacccagctccagaactctagtacattttgtgagagagctccacccaacttcactcccagttttagtggagctgaaattgtttggctgagctccagctttTGTTTGAATTGGACTCTTAGATCTTCAGCTGTTTTTCTGGGTTGATGGAAAAGCTTGGCTGTCTAAATTTATCATGGTAAGTCGATTGACAGTACGGAGGGAAAATATCCTACCATACTCAACTATATAACGGTTTAACTAATTTCTTAATATTCTTATTCTAACTCATGTCATAGAATCATTTACgttttgttcggttaatccctccTCTAAGAGGATTAAAGGGGTTTTCACACCTTGACCTCAATCCCCTCTAATCATTTCCAACTGGGGATTAATTGAACAAACACTTATAAGATTAGACAATATATCATCATAGCAACTCAAATTCAGGGGCGAGCATCATTATTACCGTGTGGCAGCCCTGTTCTTTGGCTTTGCCATCTGTGTGCGGTACTGTTGATCCGGTTAATTTGTACGCTGAAAATCATCTAGAGCATGACAACATTTGCTTATCAGAATACTAATGAAATTTATCTGACTATATAGTTTTAGAGCCATCTGCCCGAGCAACCAATGAAGGTTGAGTTCCCTGCACCAAAGCCTCGACTTCAAAAACTTGTATGCCTTGTGGTGACACAAATTTtaacaatttgaccctttgaaaaaactaaatttacaaataaaccgtcgccaaaatttatttcaaaagtaacccttttgttcagcgccaaatcgtgtgacgctgaatttagacacctcagcgtcACGTCAACTGGCGCTGAATACCGTGCCACCGCGGATGGAAGGCTGAGTCAGCGTGTCAACGGACATTCGGCGCCCGTGCTATTTGGCGTTgagtgtctaagttcagcgtcACACGATTTGGCGCTGAATAAAAGggtcatttttgaaataagttttggcaacgattcatttgtaaaattagttttttcaaagtgttaaattatcaaaatttgtgTTGCGGTGAAGCTTGGTGATTACTGAAATTTAGCAATCAACCTTCTATTACAAGTTTTTTAACAGTGCCGTAGCACGTGTTCCCTCCATAATTTTAAAGTTCTGGCAAATGGTTTAGGGACATTATTAACATttaaaagtttggattttgccttttttttcagaTACAAGGAAGATAAACTCAGAAGCATTGAGGACTCTATAAACTCAGCTTTTGAAAAGTCAAGCTTAGTTCAACTGTGCCAAGAACACATTCACATCCAAGCCACACAAGCGTCGCAGGATGCAGATCCAACGGCCGCAATCAAACGGCCCAAAATACGCGCGCCCCTACGCTCGATGCCGcttggcgcgcgcgcgcgcgcgcgcgacgccgcGACGTCATCACTATCCCCGCAATGGCAAGAGACACCCATGGCGCGAGGCGCCACCAAGAATAGCCACCGTCTCCTCCGTGCTtgtctcgccgccggccacctatATAGCTccggcgcgcgccatggcgaaACCTCAACACGGGAAACCCAGGGCCCATAGCCGGACGAGGTGCTCGGTCGATCGACGCACCATGGCCCGCGCTGATCTCgccctcgtcgccgtcctcctcgccgcgtgcgccgccgtgGCGCTCGCCGCGGAGGCGCAGgccccggcggccgcgccgaagtcgtcgtcgtcctccaaCTCCTCCTCCGGCTCACATACCTCGCCGTCGAAGGCTCCCAGTCCCAGCAAGTCTCCCGAGAAGTCCGGCAAggctcccgcggcggcgccgcccaaggccgccgccgccaaggcccCCTCCGGGAAGTCAGAGGCGCCCAGCGAGGCGCCCGACGCCGAGTCCGGCGCGGAGTCGCCGGAGGCCGGCGAGGAGTCCGGGAAGTCCCCGGCAAGCGCCCCCAAGGACTCCTCGTCGAGCTCttccgaggaggaggaggcgtcgtCGCCGGACAGCGGCGACATGGAGGACGAGACGGCCGCCGAGGCCCCGACCGCAGAGGAAGCATCCGGCCCCGCGGCGGACGGCCCGCCGGAGCCGGAAGCAGACTCGCCGGCAGCAGACTCGCCTGGCCCCGGCACAGCCGACGAGGCGGGCAGCGCGGGCATGAGCTCCGGCGTCACGGCGGccgtggtggccgccgccgccgccgcgctctcgcTTTAGATGGCGTTGGTGTTTCGGTGGCTTATATATTAGGGAGGAGTTTGGAGGGTCGGTGATTCTTGAGGAGTTCGGCGATTTAATTAGGCCGCTTGCTGCTTAATTTCTCCTTAGAAAAAATTAGGCACCTTGGGTCTCGGTTGATCGTTTGGCCGTTTGTAATTTGAACAACGATGTACTAATACACAGTTGTGTCTCTGAATATGGCTGTATTtgtgttcccaacccctctctcttttttttccgcgtgcacgtttttcaaaccactaaacggtgttttttttaaaaaaaaataggatggtagcccgcgcatttgcGCGGGGGTGCATAGTAGATTGCATTGCTTAAATAATTGTTTAATCTATTTGATAGATTTATACtgtataatatttaattcatcccTATAAGCAGATATCTATAGTCTTCTTCATCATTTAAGATAATGTAGACTTAGTCTATTTAGAAAACATATCTActaaattaaatataaattaaaaataaggtttttttgaaaaaaaataaatgtttagGGGCTAACTTTTTTTATCAAATCTGTTTATTTTCTACTAACACTTGTGTTTTATTTGGCATCAACCTAGCCTAGTTTACATTGATGCAATTTGTCTCTTACAAATAAGACAGAGCATATTTCTGACTTAgaaattactccctctattccaatTTGATCATCACCTAAGCAAAGGATGCTGAGACCAAAAACAACAAAACCTCCATGGttctaaaattattttcatcaatCAAGGTGTTAATTGCATCACGTTGTAAATATTTCGTGGAGTTacacca encodes:
- the LOC107277169 gene encoding classical arabinogalactan protein 6; the encoded protein is MARADLALVAVLLAACAAVALAAEAQAPAAAPKSSSSSNSSSGSHTSPSKAPSPSKSPEKSGKAPAAAPPKAAAAKAPSGKSEAPSEAPDAESGAESPEAGEESGKSPASAPKDSSSSSSEEEEASSPDSGDMEDETAAEAPTAEEASGPAADGPPEPEADSPAADSPGPGTADEAGSAGMSSGVTAAVVAAAAAALSL